In Brevundimonas subvibrioides, a genomic segment contains:
- a CDS encoding response regulator has translation MSSSRSGPVAGAGVGRHLLIVDDDDRIRELLKEYLAREGYRVTGAAHAAAARRLMELIEFDLVVLDVMMPGESGLELTTWVRSKAQLSRTPVLLLTARGEAADRIDGLSRGADDYMSKPFDPRELALRIDAILRRTGVKPIMPREIRLGTAMFDLERLELTRDGAPMRLTEAEAQLLKTLALHAHAPVERMDLSPDTADITGRAVDVQVTRLRRKLEADPKNPRYLQTVRGVGYMLAPD, from the coding sequence ATGAGCAGCAGCCGTTCAGGGCCTGTGGCGGGCGCCGGCGTCGGACGTCACCTGCTGATCGTCGACGACGACGACCGAATTCGCGAGCTGCTGAAGGAATATCTGGCGCGCGAGGGCTATCGCGTGACGGGGGCAGCGCACGCGGCCGCCGCCCGTCGCCTGATGGAGCTGATCGAGTTCGATCTGGTGGTTCTGGACGTCATGATGCCGGGCGAATCGGGACTGGAGCTGACGACCTGGGTTCGGTCCAAGGCGCAATTGTCCAGGACGCCCGTCCTGCTTCTGACCGCGCGCGGCGAGGCGGCGGACCGGATCGACGGCCTGTCGCGCGGAGCCGACGACTATATGTCCAAGCCCTTCGATCCCAGGGAACTGGCCCTGCGCATCGATGCGATCCTGAGGCGGACGGGGGTCAAGCCGATCATGCCGCGCGAGATCCGGCTGGGCACCGCCATGTTCGACCTCGAACGGCTGGAGCTGACACGCGACGGTGCGCCGATGCGGCTGACCGAGGCCGAGGCGCAGTTGCTGAAGACCCTGGCGCTTCACGCCCACGCCCCGGTCGAGCGCATGGACCTGTCACCGGACACCGCCGACATCACCGGCCGCGCCGTGGACGTGCAGGTCACCCGGCTGCGCAGGAAGCTGGAGGCGGATCCGAAGAACCCGCGCTATCTGCAGACCGTGCGGGGTGTGGGCTATATGCTGGCCCCGGACTGA
- a CDS encoding ATP-binding protein, with translation MRLIPFPVVARVLKRQLPTTLWGRSLLIIVLPILIMQGAVTWAFFDMHWQTVTARLSEGLAGDVAWAAESYRDDPTPSNLAAIADRGERSMQLSIALRPDAKLPGEQRRGPIGVVDRTLEAALASRLDQPFWFDTTRYPAYVDIQVQQRDGVLRIIAPRERAVATQAHIFVLWLMLATVLLMSVAILFIRNQVRAIERLAEAAEAFGRGEMSPKFKPHGAREVRQAAVAFLAMRDRIQRHIEQRTALLASVSHDLRTPLTRLRLELALAPPFKRQSAMKGDLDEMEHMIDEYLAFAKGEAGEAPQPVDVAALLKATGEDVKRAGAEVEITAPTSLTASLRPLAFKRALANLAGNAAAHGEHVRLTARALSSGGFEIAVEDDGPGIPDDLHEEAFRPFSRLDESRNQNRKGVGLGLAIARDVARGHGGDITLARSDLGGLRALIRLPG, from the coding sequence ATGCGCCTGATCCCCTTCCCCGTCGTGGCGCGCGTTCTGAAGCGCCAGTTGCCGACGACGTTGTGGGGGCGGTCGCTGCTGATCATCGTGTTGCCGATCCTGATCATGCAGGGGGCGGTGACCTGGGCCTTCTTCGACATGCACTGGCAGACCGTCACGGCGCGCCTGTCCGAAGGCCTGGCGGGCGACGTGGCCTGGGCGGCCGAGAGCTATCGCGACGACCCGACGCCCTCCAACCTGGCCGCGATCGCCGACCGGGGCGAACGGTCCATGCAGCTGTCGATCGCGCTGCGACCGGATGCGAAATTGCCAGGGGAACAACGACGCGGGCCGATCGGCGTGGTGGACCGCACCCTGGAGGCCGCTCTGGCGTCGCGCCTGGACCAGCCCTTCTGGTTCGATACGACCCGTTATCCCGCCTATGTCGACATTCAGGTACAGCAGCGCGACGGGGTCTTGCGGATCATCGCGCCGCGCGAACGGGCCGTGGCCACCCAGGCCCACATCTTCGTCCTGTGGCTGATGCTGGCGACGGTCCTGCTGATGAGCGTGGCGATCCTGTTCATCCGCAACCAGGTCCGGGCCATCGAGAGGCTGGCCGAGGCGGCAGAGGCCTTCGGGCGGGGTGAGATGTCGCCCAAGTTCAAGCCGCACGGCGCGCGCGAGGTGCGTCAGGCCGCGGTCGCCTTCCTGGCCATGCGCGACCGGATCCAGCGTCATATCGAACAGCGGACGGCGCTGCTGGCTTCTGTCAGCCACGACCTGCGCACGCCCCTGACCCGGCTGCGGCTGGAGCTGGCCCTGGCTCCCCCGTTCAAGCGTCAGAGCGCCATGAAGGGCGACCTGGACGAGATGGAGCACATGATCGACGAATACCTGGCCTTCGCAAAAGGCGAGGCCGGTGAGGCCCCGCAGCCGGTGGATGTGGCGGCCCTGCTGAAGGCGACGGGCGAGGACGTGAAGCGCGCCGGAGCCGAAGTCGAGATCACCGCCCCGACCAGTCTGACGGCATCCCTGCGGCCCCTCGCCTTCAAGCGAGCGCTGGCCAATCTGGCGGGCAATGCGGCGGCGCACGGCGAGCATGTCCGGCTGACCGCGCGCGCCCTGTCGTCCGGCGGGTTCGAGATCGCGGTCGAGGACGACGGACCCGGCATTCCCGACGACCTGCACGAGGAGGCCTTTCGCCCCTTCAGCCGGCTGGACGAAAGCCGGAACCAGAACCGCAAGGGTGTCGGCCTGGGTCTGGCCATCGCGCGCGATGTGGCGCGCGGGCACGGTGGGGACATTACACTGGCGCGCAGCGATCTGGGCGGCCTGCGGGCCCTGATCCGGCTGCCCGGCTGA
- a CDS encoding pyrroline-5-carboxylate reductase family protein — protein sequence MAVGGVTLLGHGRLGSAITEGWRLTGTVADPAILTRDVPAVCPPDTRALVIAVKPAAWREALAPLSASLPSGTTLVSVMAGVRAADIAAMLPGHPVVRVMPTTAVAQGQGVAAIWSDDAPARALAHRLFDPVADTVDLDDESLMDAATAVAGSAPAFFYALTQALSAAGEQAGLPLEAAQRLARGALRSAGAGAGTGVSLDDLVSRIASPGGTTRAGLDALDRSDFTAAARDAVDAAIARAKALAGNQAA from the coding sequence ATGGCCGTCGGCGGGGTCACCCTTCTCGGTCACGGCCGGCTCGGGTCGGCCATCACCGAAGGATGGCGGCTGACGGGCACAGTTGCGGATCCCGCCATCCTCACCCGCGACGTGCCAGCGGTCTGTCCACCCGACACGCGAGCGCTGGTGATCGCGGTGAAACCCGCCGCCTGGCGCGAGGCCCTGGCCCCGCTGTCGGCGAGCCTGCCGTCTGGCACCACACTGGTGTCCGTCATGGCCGGCGTTCGCGCGGCGGATATCGCGGCGATGCTGCCGGGACATCCGGTCGTCCGCGTCATGCCGACAACCGCCGTCGCACAGGGCCAGGGCGTCGCCGCCATCTGGTCCGATGATGCGCCAGCCCGGGCCCTCGCGCACCGCCTGTTCGATCCGGTGGCCGACACGGTCGATCTGGATGACGAATCGTTGATGGATGCTGCAACGGCTGTGGCCGGGTCCGCGCCGGCCTTCTTCTATGCCCTTACCCAGGCGCTGTCGGCGGCGGGTGAGCAGGCGGGACTGCCGCTGGAGGCCGCTCAACGCCTTGCTCGCGGTGCCCTGCGCTCGGCCGGTGCCGGTGCCGGCACCGGCGTCTCCCTGGACGACCTTGTCTCGCGGATCGCTTCACCGGGCGGGACGACTCGCGCCGGTCTGGATGCGCTCGACCGCTCGGATTTCACGGCCGCCGCACGCGACGCCGTCGACGCGGCGATCGCCCGTGCGAAGGCCCTAGCGGGTAACCAGGCGGCCTGA
- a CDS encoding YbjN domain-containing protein, translated as MDAVGHETDTPFDPLDVVEHVLNAENLPFDRTDDGDLAFALAGDWKDYELWFAWRPEGDCLQLCCALDLRATKSRRNAAYELVSMVNQRTWMGHFEVWAEDGEIVFRHSLALPHGERPTLAQAASMIDAAVEASDRYYPAFDFMIRGNKKPQDAIDSCLFETVGTA; from the coding sequence ATGGATGCTGTTGGCCACGAAACCGACACCCCCTTTGATCCGCTGGATGTGGTCGAGCATGTCCTGAACGCCGAAAATCTGCCGTTCGACCGGACCGACGACGGCGACCTGGCATTCGCCCTGGCCGGCGACTGGAAGGACTATGAGCTGTGGTTCGCCTGGCGGCCCGAGGGAGACTGCCTTCAGCTGTGCTGCGCGCTGGACCTGCGTGCGACCAAGTCCCGTCGGAACGCGGCCTATGAACTGGTTTCCATGGTCAATCAGCGCACCTGGATGGGTCATTTCGAGGTCTGGGCCGAGGACGGCGAGATCGTCTTCCGCCACTCGCTGGCCCTGCCGCACGGCGAACGCCCGACCCTCGCCCAGGCCGCGTCCATGATCGATGCTGCGGTGGAGGCCTCGGACCGCTACTATCCGGCCTTTGACTTCATGATCCGCGGCAACAAGAAGCCCCAGGACGCGATCGACTCCTGCCTGTTCGAGACCGTCGGCACGGCCTGA
- a CDS encoding accessory factor UbiK family protein — protein MQTRNPFLDEFAKLSTSAMGLAQAAGDEAKAAFRAQSDRIAAEMDLVRRDEFDVLKAQITALRAEVAELQKAATAKPKAPKTGTSTDGTRLPDAAG, from the coding sequence ATGCAGACCCGCAACCCTTTCCTCGACGAGTTCGCCAAGCTGTCGACCAGCGCGATGGGCCTGGCCCAGGCGGCCGGCGATGAGGCCAAGGCGGCCTTTCGCGCCCAGTCCGATCGCATCGCGGCCGAGATGGATCTGGTCCGCCGCGACGAGTTCGATGTGCTGAAAGCCCAGATCACCGCGCTGCGCGCCGAGGTCGCCGAGCTTCAGAAGGCGGCTACGGCCAAGCCTAAAGCGCCGAAAACGGGAACGTCCACAGACGGAACTCGTCTTCCCGACGCAGCCGGTTGA
- the lgt gene encoding prolipoprotein diacylglyceryl transferase: MPFPEFDPVLIHLGPLPIRWYALAYVMGIVLGWVYAARILKSPRVWLPGRPPINTVQLDDLVLWITLGIILGGRFGYALFYKPVMYAQLVGELFPKLFPHGVTWGERLELFQLWTGGMSFHGGLIGPTIAVLLFARKHKVNPLSLGDMLLPVGTIGLCFGRLANFINGELWGRVTDVPWAVRFCNARIEQIYGFCPAGNEPRHPSQLYEAGLEGIVLFGILWLAVWKWRLLSKPGYITGLFLVGYGLIRALLENVRQPDVGLDHLPFGLTMGMILSIPMILIGAWLIRRAWMRPPAVTAESVEA; the protein is encoded by the coding sequence TTGCCCTTTCCCGAGTTCGACCCGGTCCTGATCCACCTCGGCCCCCTGCCGATCCGCTGGTACGCCCTGGCCTATGTGATGGGCATCGTGCTGGGCTGGGTCTATGCGGCCAGGATCCTCAAGAGCCCGCGCGTCTGGCTTCCGGGCAGACCTCCCATCAACACGGTGCAGCTGGACGATCTGGTGCTGTGGATTACGCTGGGCATCATCCTGGGCGGCCGGTTCGGCTATGCGCTGTTCTACAAGCCGGTCATGTATGCCCAGCTTGTCGGTGAGTTGTTTCCCAAATTGTTCCCACACGGCGTCACCTGGGGTGAGCGGCTGGAGCTGTTCCAGCTATGGACGGGGGGCATGTCGTTCCACGGCGGCCTGATCGGCCCCACGATCGCAGTCCTGCTGTTTGCCAGGAAGCACAAGGTCAACCCTCTGAGCCTCGGGGACATGCTTCTTCCCGTCGGAACAATCGGCCTGTGCTTTGGCCGGTTGGCCAATTTCATCAATGGCGAACTGTGGGGCCGCGTTACCGACGTGCCCTGGGCCGTCCGGTTCTGCAATGCGCGGATCGAGCAGATTTACGGGTTTTGCCCTGCGGGCAACGAACCCCGCCATCCCAGCCAGCTGTACGAGGCGGGGCTGGAGGGTATCGTGCTGTTCGGCATTCTTTGGCTGGCGGTCTGGAAATGGCGGCTGCTCAGCAAGCCGGGCTACATCACCGGCCTGTTCCTGGTCGGCTACGGACTGATCCGCGCCCTGCTGGAAAACGTCCGACAGCCGGATGTGGGGCTGGACCATCTGCCCTTTGGCCTGACCATGGGCATGATCCTGTCCATCCCGATGATCCTGATCGGCGCCTGGCTGATCCGGCGGGCGTGGATGCGGCCGCCGGCGGTGACGGCGGAGTCGGTCGAGGCCTGA
- a CDS encoding class I SAM-dependent methyltransferase gives MALKDRLAREIALTGPMTVADYVTRCLHDPTDGYYATRPALGESGDFITAPLISQMFGELIGLWAVETWQRLGAPERFRLVEVGPGDGTLMDDALRAARVVPGFLEACDLILIEPSGPLRDVQARRLAQADVSPRWIRTLGQIDTDAPVILIANEVLDCLPARQFVRTEGGWAERRVGVRDDGALTFGLVGITGGFERPEFAVEPGQVIEASEQQAAFGRDLAVLMAETSGAALLIDYGRDRPGVGDTLQALRRHTKVDVLSTPGEADVTQWADFPGVLEAAIRAGADVTGCIGQGDFLRRLGIEARAERLAAGRPHAAPMIGRQLARLTAPDQMGELFKAAAIFSPRSLGVPGFGT, from the coding sequence ATGGCGCTGAAGGACAGGCTGGCCCGCGAGATCGCCCTGACCGGGCCGATGACGGTGGCCGACTATGTCACCCGGTGCCTGCACGATCCGACCGACGGCTACTACGCCACGCGACCGGCGCTGGGCGAAAGCGGCGACTTCATCACCGCGCCGCTGATCAGCCAGATGTTCGGCGAACTGATCGGCCTGTGGGCGGTCGAGACCTGGCAGAGGCTCGGGGCACCCGAACGGTTCAGACTGGTCGAGGTGGGCCCCGGCGACGGCACCTTGATGGACGATGCCCTGCGGGCGGCGCGGGTGGTGCCCGGATTCCTGGAGGCCTGCGACCTGATCCTGATCGAGCCCAGTGGGCCGCTGCGGGACGTCCAGGCCCGCAGGCTGGCGCAGGCCGACGTATCGCCGCGCTGGATCAGGACGCTGGGCCAGATCGACACCGATGCACCGGTCATCCTGATCGCCAACGAGGTGCTGGACTGCCTGCCCGCGCGTCAGTTCGTCCGCACCGAAGGTGGCTGGGCCGAGCGGCGGGTGGGGGTCAGGGACGACGGCGCTCTGACGTTCGGACTGGTTGGGATCACGGGCGGCTTCGAGCGGCCGGAGTTCGCGGTGGAGCCCGGGCAGGTGATCGAGGCGTCGGAGCAGCAGGCCGCCTTCGGGCGGGACCTGGCGGTCCTGATGGCCGAGACCTCGGGCGCGGCCCTGCTGATCGACTATGGCCGCGACCGGCCGGGCGTGGGTGACACGCTTCAGGCCCTGCGGCGGCACACGAAGGTCGATGTTCTGTCGACGCCGGGCGAGGCGGACGTCACACAGTGGGCGGACTTCCCCGGCGTTCTGGAGGCGGCGATCCGGGCCGGGGCTGACGTCACCGGCTGCATCGGTCAGGGCGACTTCCTGCGGCGGCTGGGGATCGAGGCACGGGCCGAACGGTTGGCGGCGGGACGGCCCCATGCCGCACCGATGATCGGACGCCAGCTGGCCCGGCTGACGGCCCCGGACCAGATGGGCGAGCTGTTCAAGGCGGCGGCGATCTTCTCGCCCCGCAGCCTGGGCGTGCCGGGGTTCGGGACATGA
- the pgeF gene encoding peptidoglycan editing factor PgeF — protein MSAPEPITHPLLTQGGIRHGFFTRHGGASTGLYEGLNTGLGSADDPAAVAENRRRVAEAMGGGSDDLAGCYQIHSAITRVADGPWRGDRPEGDAVVSRTPGVICAVLTADCAPVLLADAEAGVVGAVHAGWKGALGGIVHSAVTAMEALGARPDRIVAVVGPCIAQPSYEVGADFQDRFEHHDPGSGRFFAAGVAADRRMFDLPGFVLWRLEQAGVGAAAWTGHDTCADETLFYSNRRAFQRGEPDFGRLMSAICLG, from the coding sequence ATGAGCGCACCTGAGCCGATCACCCATCCGTTGCTGACGCAAGGCGGCATCCGCCACGGGTTCTTCACGCGGCACGGCGGGGCCTCCACCGGCCTGTATGAAGGCCTGAACACCGGCCTGGGGTCGGCGGACGATCCGGCGGCGGTGGCGGAGAACCGCAGGCGGGTGGCCGAAGCGATGGGCGGTGGGTCGGACGATCTGGCGGGCTGCTACCAGATCCATTCTGCCATCACGCGTGTCGCCGACGGCCCCTGGCGCGGGGACCGGCCCGAGGGCGACGCGGTGGTGTCACGGACGCCCGGCGTGATCTGCGCCGTCCTGACCGCCGACTGCGCGCCCGTGCTGCTGGCCGATGCCGAAGCGGGCGTCGTGGGCGCGGTTCACGCGGGCTGGAAGGGGGCGCTGGGCGGCATCGTCCATTCCGCCGTGACGGCGATGGAGGCCCTGGGGGCGCGGCCGGACCGGATCGTCGCCGTGGTCGGCCCCTGCATCGCCCAGCCGTCCTATGAGGTCGGGGCCGATTTCCAGGACCGGTTCGAACACCACGATCCGGGGTCGGGCCGGTTCTTTGCGGCCGGTGTGGCTGCGGACCGCCGCATGTTCGACCTGCCGGGTTTCGTGCTGTGGCGGCTGGAACAGGCGGGCGTCGGCGCGGCGGCCTGGACGGGCCACGACACCTGCGCCGACGAGACCCTCTTCTATTCCAACCGCCGGGCCTTCCAGCGCGGCGAGCCGGATTTCGGGCGGCTGATGTCGGCGATCTGTCTGGGGTGA
- a CDS encoding DUF3297 family protein has protein sequence MSDTPPDRLSVNPASKYYDADILARGVGIRFKGEEKTNVDEYCVSEGWVRLAVGKRVDRKGNALTVKLQGPVEPYFQSGVVEAES, from the coding sequence ATGTCCGACACGCCTCCCGACCGCCTCTCGGTCAACCCCGCCAGCAAATACTATGACGCCGACATCCTGGCGCGGGGCGTGGGCATCCGGTTCAAGGGCGAGGAAAAGACCAATGTCGACGAATACTGCGTGTCCGAAGGCTGGGTCCGCCTGGCCGTCGGCAAGCGCGTCGATCGCAAGGGCAATGCCCTGACCGTCAAGCTGCAGGGCCCGGTGGAGCCGTATTTCCAGAGCGGCGTGGTCGAGGCGGAAAGCTAG
- a CDS encoding MotE family protein yields MAKLPRLLPLIAIAIGGVVAVRAVGAGPGLFEGARAWAEEATTAVGEAAAAPAANRPAPAVCALSPEQLAQQAGISPAELRIIQSLSARRTELDARDADFATTLPLMVAAEAKLDAKVQALNAIKAEVQGLLGQVDERQRAETERLVAVYSAMRPREAAAVFETLDDSVRLPIAAAMRPRGLSAILAQMPAPAARELTEKLARRFQAQQLAARAAAAAAATPPTTGPTQTAAATPPAPTTAGTTPASNTTAATPPTTQPAANRAPQTRPTPRQTRRPTTPTRSSPRAPAANQASATTGPQPYAPTTPTSPPSNPTAPRQSVQ; encoded by the coding sequence ATGGCCAAGCTGCCCCGCCTCCTGCCCCTCATCGCCATCGCCATCGGCGGGGTCGTGGCCGTGCGGGCCGTCGGCGCGGGCCCCGGCCTGTTCGAGGGGGCCAGGGCCTGGGCCGAGGAGGCGACCACCGCCGTGGGCGAGGCCGCCGCTGCGCCCGCCGCCAACCGCCCTGCTCCGGCGGTTTGCGCCCTGTCGCCGGAACAGCTGGCCCAGCAGGCGGGGATCTCGCCGGCAGAGCTGCGCATCATCCAGTCCCTGTCTGCCCGCCGCACCGAACTGGACGCCCGAGACGCCGATTTCGCCACAACCCTGCCACTGATGGTCGCCGCCGAGGCCAAGCTGGACGCCAAGGTCCAGGCCCTGAACGCCATCAAGGCCGAGGTCCAGGGCCTGCTGGGTCAGGTCGACGAGCGCCAGAGAGCCGAGACCGAACGGCTTGTCGCCGTCTATTCCGCCATGCGCCCGCGTGAGGCCGCTGCCGTCTTCGAAACCCTGGACGACAGCGTGCGCCTGCCCATCGCCGCCGCCATGCGCCCGCGCGGCCTGTCGGCCATCCTGGCCCAGATGCCCGCCCCCGCCGCCCGCGAGCTGACCGAGAAACTGGCCCGCCGCTTCCAGGCCCAGCAGCTGGCCGCGCGCGCCGCCGCCGCTGCCGCTGCCACGCCGCCGACCACGGGTCCGACCCAGACCGCTGCCGCGACCCCGCCCGCACCCACGACGGCCGGCACCACGCCGGCCTCGAACACCACGGCCGCCACGCCGCCGACGACCCAGCCGGCCGCGAACCGTGCGCCCCAGACGCGCCCGACCCCCCGCCAGACCCGTCGGCCCACGACACCGACCCGGTCCAGCCCCCGTGCGCCTGCCGCAAACCAGGCCTCGGCCACGACCGGTCCGCAGCCTTACGCCCCGACGACGCCAACCTCTCCGCCGTCGAACCCGACCGCGCCCCGCCAGTCGGTGCAGTAA
- a CDS encoding DUF6468 domain-containing protein → MTGMILDGVLMLLLVAAIAYGVRLEKKLTQLRAGQLAFAGAVTELNAACGRAESALASLRASGEDADLLHDRIMKARQLKTDLEQLIASGARSAPLSPRDGVDEGSLVDRGAGRSEAETGRGRQGGPDSDRARIAGSSPSGRSATPSLLKAGATVKAAPTRAPDPDDRAFRMAALAERIQGMAAPAKATAGAGNVQAILHALTANQTAKQSLNRAKASLDDDLFAA, encoded by the coding sequence ATGACCGGCATGATCCTTGACGGCGTGCTTATGCTCTTGCTGGTCGCCGCCATCGCCTATGGCGTGCGGCTGGAGAAGAAGCTGACCCAGCTCCGCGCCGGCCAGCTTGCCTTTGCCGGTGCCGTCACCGAATTGAACGCCGCCTGCGGCCGGGCCGAGAGTGCCCTGGCCTCCCTGCGGGCCTCCGGCGAGGACGCCGACCTGCTGCACGATCGTATCATGAAGGCGCGGCAGTTGAAGACCGATCTGGAACAGCTGATCGCCAGTGGCGCACGCAGCGCGCCTCTGTCTCCCCGGGACGGGGTCGACGAAGGCTCGCTTGTGGATCGGGGAGCGGGTCGAAGCGAAGCGGAGACCGGCAGGGGAAGGCAAGGCGGGCCGGACTCCGATCGCGCGCGCATCGCCGGGTCGTCCCCATCCGGTCGCTCCGCTACCCCCTCACTCCTGAAGGCAGGGGCGACCGTCAAGGCTGCCCCGACCCGCGCGCCCGATCCCGATGACCGCGCCTTCCGCATGGCCGCGCTTGCCGAGCGCATCCAGGGCATGGCGGCCCCCGCCAAGGCTACCGCCGGGGCCGGGAACGTCCAGGCCATCCTGCATGCCCTGACCGCTAACCAAACCGCGAAGCAAAGCCTCAACCGCGCCAAGGCTAGCCTCGACGACGACCTCTTCGCCGCCTGA
- the fliM gene encoding flagellar motor switch protein FliM, producing the protein MSDTGVADTEPGPVAAAEPFADSESFADDRLGGATERVLNQDEIDSLLGFDMGDEDGTERTGIRAIINSALVSYERLPMLEIVFDRLVRLMTTSLRNFTSDNVEVSLDNISSIRFGDYLNSIPLPAILAVFRAEELDNFGLLTVDSNLIYSIVDVLLGGRRGTAALRIEGRPYTTIERVLVQRMVEVILADAQAAFEPLTPVHLNLDRLETNPRFAAIARPANAAILVKLRIDMEDRGGRVELLLPYATLEPIRKLLLQQFMGEKFGRDNIWEGHLATELWTTETEVRVVLDEQSASLSTVLNLQVGDTFMLNATPESDVSIRCGSIPVTTGKMGRKGQYIAVRVDAPISIEAANSLTRGRR; encoded by the coding sequence ATGTCTGACACGGGCGTTGCCGACACCGAGCCGGGTCCCGTCGCTGCGGCCGAACCCTTCGCCGACTCCGAGAGCTTCGCGGACGACCGCCTGGGCGGTGCGACCGAACGCGTCCTGAACCAGGACGAGATCGACAGCCTGCTCGGCTTCGATATGGGCGACGAGGATGGGACCGAACGCACCGGCATCCGCGCCATCATCAACTCCGCCCTCGTCAGCTACGAGCGGCTGCCGATGCTGGAAATCGTCTTCGACCGCCTGGTGCGGTTGATGACGACCAGCCTTCGCAACTTCACCTCCGACAACGTCGAGGTCAGCCTCGACAACATCTCCTCGATCCGGTTCGGCGACTATCTGAACTCGATCCCCTTGCCGGCCATCCTGGCGGTGTTCCGGGCTGAGGAGCTGGACAATTTCGGCCTGCTGACGGTCGATTCCAACCTGATCTATTCGATCGTCGATGTGCTGCTGGGAGGCCGTCGCGGTACGGCGGCGCTTCGCATCGAGGGCCGGCCCTACACCACGATCGAGCGCGTGCTGGTCCAGCGGATGGTCGAGGTCATCCTCGCCGATGCCCAGGCGGCGTTCGAGCCCCTGACCCCGGTCCACCTCAACCTGGACCGGCTGGAGACCAATCCGCGCTTTGCCGCGATCGCGCGCCCTGCGAACGCGGCCATCCTGGTGAAGCTGCGCATCGACATGGAAGACCGCGGCGGGCGGGTCGAGCTCCTGCTGCCCTATGCGACGCTGGAGCCGATCCGCAAATTGCTGCTGCAGCAGTTCATGGGCGAGAAGTTCGGCCGCGACAACATCTGGGAAGGTCACCTGGCCACCGAGCTCTGGACGACCGAAACCGAGGTCCGCGTCGTGCTGGACGAGCAATCCGCGTCCCTGTCCACCGTCCTGAACCTGCAGGTCGGCGACACCTTCATGCTGAACGCGACGCCGGAGTCCGACGTCTCCATCCGCTGCGGCTCGATCCCTGTCACCACCGGCAAGATGGGCCGGAAGGGTCAGTACATCGCCGTGCGCGTCGATGCGCCCATCAGTATCGAGGCGGCCAACAGCCTCACCCGGGGAAGGCGCTGA
- a CDS encoding flagellar basal body-associated FliL family protein, with protein sequence MFKFGKKKDKAPADADDATKLAVAHGADAQDGDDAPKKKKLPLLFIIAPVALLVLGGGGAGAYFMLQPKPAAAGGEHGEKEAKGGHGAEKKEEKKGGHGEKKEGEGDEADPSLGKISEGPDGITFYTLPDMVVNIQSPDGKPTFLKLTLTLEMHDAELAETLQGQMPRMQDMFQGFLRELRPEDLAGSQGTYQLRAEILRRVNLIAAPSRVDAVLIEEMLVQ encoded by the coding sequence ATGTTCAAGTTTGGCAAGAAGAAGGACAAGGCACCGGCCGACGCCGATGATGCCACCAAGCTGGCCGTCGCCCACGGTGCCGACGCGCAGGACGGCGACGACGCGCCCAAGAAGAAGAAACTGCCGCTGCTCTTCATCATCGCGCCCGTGGCCCTGCTGGTCCTGGGTGGCGGCGGAGCGGGGGCGTATTTCATGCTCCAGCCCAAGCCCGCGGCCGCCGGGGGAGAGCACGGCGAAAAGGAGGCCAAGGGCGGCCACGGGGCCGAGAAGAAGGAAGAAAAGAAGGGCGGTCACGGCGAGAAGAAGGAAGGCGAGGGTGACGAGGCCGATCCGTCGCTGGGCAAGATCTCCGAGGGCCCGGACGGCATCACCTTCTACACCCTGCCCGACATGGTCGTGAACATTCAGTCGCCGGACGGCAAGCCGACCTTCCTGAAGCTGACCCTGACGCTGGAGATGCACGACGCCGAACTGGCCGAGACCCTGCAGGGCCAGATGCCCCGCATGCAGGACATGTTCCAGGGCTTCCTGCGCGAACTGCGACCCGAAGATCTGGCGGGCTCGCAGGGGACGTATCAGCTGCGCGCCGAGATCCTGCGCCGGGTGAATCTGATCGCCGCGCCGTCGCGCGTTGACGCCGTGCTGATCGAAGAAATGCTGGTTCAATAG